GTTATCGAAACGATCCTCAATATTTTTCAGATTCTCCTTGATGTTATCAACAATTTGTTTATTCGATAAGAATTCTTTAATTCCATTATATAGACCTTCTTTTGAGTATTGCGTAAGATAACCTGTAACATTATGTTCTATCATTTCAGGAATTCCACCCACATTGGTTGCTAATATAGGTCTTTGAAGAATTAATGTTTCTGCAATGATCAATGGCCAACCTTCACTTTCGGACGGCATGATGTAAAAATCTGCATTCTTAACATAAGGATACGGATTCATTTTTGTTCCTAATAGCTTAAATGAATCTTCTACATCCAGTTCCTGAATTCTGCCGGATAATAATTTATAATCTTCACCATCTCCAATTATTACAATATCATGAATAAATCCGTCATCCAGCAATTGCTTATGAGTTTCTAAAAGAACCCTGTATCCTTTTCTATAATGCAATCTTCCTACAGAAACAAAAGTTGGAACATCTCTAAATTCAGGAGTGAATGCTTTTGACTTTATTTTGAGTTCTTCAATGGGAATTGCGTTAAGCACAACTTTTCCCGGAGGAAAATTTTCATTAGGAAATTTTTGATCCAATACATCTTTGCACTGCTGAGATCCATAAATAATATAGTCAAACTGCTTCATATTATCAAAAATCTCTTTACGATAAGGATCAAATCCATCCAAGGTTAAGTCGGAATGAAGCCAGGCGATTTTCTTTGAATTTTTATTGGTAGAATTTAATACCGCTTTATAGATCGAGTAGGTGGTTGCAATTTCTATATCGTATTGCTGCCCAAGAAGTCTATCTGCAATTTTGGGATCTTTTTCTGCTTTGTTAAGCTTCAGTTTTCTTTTTGCCAGCTGAATTTTTTGAAGAAACGAGTTTTTTGATAAATCTTCTTTTCCATCCGTAAGATAAACTTTTCTTACATGTTTCGGAAACTCATTTCTAAGTTCTCCCTGGTTGATATTTAAACAGATGGTCATGTCAAATTTATCTTTGTTAAGATGATTCAGCATGCTTAAAACTACTTTTTCCACACCGCCCATTTCCATAGAACGATGCCTGAAAAGCACTTTTATTTTATTATTTTTCGTCATTAACTAAAGATTTGTTGGGCAAATATGATTAGTTTCTTTTTTATCCTAAATGATAAAGAATTCTGATACTCCAAAAGACTGTAGATTTCCTGAGAACTGTTGTATTCTTTCGGAACCGGTTTACCGTTGATGGAAGTTAAGTCCCTGCGTTTCATGGTGTTGAAAATTACTTTTGCAAAATATTCGCGGGATTTTGGCTTATTGTCATTCTGTGAAATTCCACCGGAATGAAGCCTGTACAGGTAATTTGTTTCATCAATAAACTTTACTTTTCCTTTTTCATACATTTTCAGATACAAATCCTGATCTTCAGCAATTTTCATTTCCGTGTTCATTTTTTCTGTCTGATTATAAACGCCTTTTCTAAAACATACGAAATGCACAATATTTACAGGACAGTTAAAAAAAAACATACTGTTATTAATAACCTGTTGAGCGATTTTAGGAACCTCCAGAATTTTTAGGTTTTCATCACATTTTGCAAATTTGCTGTAAGTAAGAACAATATTTTGTTGCTTTTGAAAAATTTTTATGCTTGAAGAAAGCGCATTGGATGTAATAGCGTCGTCAGGATCTACAAAACCACAGATATCACCTGCTGCAAGCTCAATGAGTTTACTTTTTGTGATTCCGACACCGCTGTTTTCTTCATTTCTGTAAATTTTGAAACGCTCATCATTGCCTGTTATTTTTTTTATAACCTCCAAGGAATCGTCTGTAGAAGCATCATCCAGAATAATCGCCTCCCAGTTTTTATAATCTTGTGCTATAATAGAATCATAGCATTCTTTAAAGAATTTTCCATTGTTGTAATTGGCTATCAGAACAGAAAACTTCATCTTATTGTGTTAATAAATTTTTACAAAGATAATTATATCCTAAAGATAACAGAAAAATCTTTATTTTTGTGGCTTAAATTTAACACAGTGAGCGAAATATCCAGAGTTCTCAAAACATTTGTAGCCTATCTTAAGAGACCCGATCTTTACCCTGAATTAGGACGTAAAATTGTAAAAAATACTGTAAACCGGGGAAATGCATTTAAAGGCAAAGAAAAAACCAATTCTTGGGCTGCATCTAAAGCAGTTTCGCAAAAACAGGCGGTTTCCCAGCTTTTCGGAATTGATATTGAGCCTTTCCAGACTGAATTTGCTGAAGTTTTAAAAGATTCTCAGAAAAGACAGGATGATTGCCCTATTAAAATGGGTGGAGCAGGAGCTTTGGAATTGATTTATTATTCATGTGAATTTACCAACGCTAAAAATGCCGTAGAAACAGGAGTCGCGTATGGCTGGTCTTCTCTGGCTGCATTGCTTTCCTTAAACAAAAGAAACGGGACTTTGTACAGTTCAGATATGCCGTATCTTGCGCAGGACGGCGATCAGTATGTGGGATGTATTGTTCCTGAAAATCTGAAATCTCACTGGAAATTATATCGTTTTGCAGATAGAGAATCTCTTCCTAAAATTTTTGCAGACAGCGCGTCTTTTGACGTTGTACATTATGATTCTGATAAGAGTTACAATGGGAGATTCTGGGCTTATAATGAACTTTACAGACATTTGAGAAAAGGCGGAGTTTTCATTAGTGATGATATTGGAGACAATTCTGCCTATCAGGATTTCTGCGAAAAGAATAATATTGAAACTGCAGTCGTTGAATACGAAGGAAAATACATTGGTGTTTTTGTTAAATAAAAACTTTTAAGTGTATTTTTGATTCGTGAAAATTAGTCAGATTACATTTACAAGATTTCTTGCTGCAATCGCAATTGTGATTTTTCACTATGGTGAAGGTGCTTTTGTCTATAAAATAAAATATATATCGGAGATTTTTGCCAAGGCGAATATCGGCGTAAGTTATTTTTTTATTCTTTCGGGATTTATCATGATTGTTGCGTATCATTCCAAAGAAAAAATAAATTACATTGATTTTTACCGCAACAGGGTAGCAAGAATTTATCCACTGTATGTAATCGGACTTATTCTATATTTATTTACACGATCTCAGGAAACTGCTTTTTTCCCGATTGTTGCATATTTGTCTGGTGTTCAGAGCTGGCTTCCCGGTAAAGCTTT
This window of the Chryseobacterium indicum genome carries:
- a CDS encoding glycosyltransferase family 2 protein, translated to MKFSVLIANYNNGKFFKECYDSIIAQDYKNWEAIILDDASTDDSLEVIKKITGNDERFKIYRNEENSGVGITKSKLIELAAGDICGFVDPDDAITSNALSSSIKIFQKQQNIVLTYSKFAKCDENLKILEVPKIAQQVINNSMFFFNCPVNIVHFVCFRKGVYNQTEKMNTEMKIAEDQDLYLKMYEKGKVKFIDETNYLYRLHSGGISQNDNKPKSREYFAKVIFNTMKRRDLTSINGKPVPKEYNSSQEIYSLLEYQNSLSFRIKKKLIIFAQQIFS
- a CDS encoding glycosyltransferase, whose translation is MTKNNKIKVLFRHRSMEMGGVEKVVLSMLNHLNKDKFDMTICLNINQGELRNEFPKHVRKVYLTDGKEDLSKNSFLQKIQLAKRKLKLNKAEKDPKIADRLLGQQYDIEIATTYSIYKAVLNSTNKNSKKIAWLHSDLTLDGFDPYRKEIFDNMKQFDYIIYGSQQCKDVLDQKFPNENFPPGKVVLNAIPIEELKIKSKAFTPEFRDVPTFVSVGRLHYRKGYRVLLETHKQLLDDGFIHDIVIIGDGEDYKLLSGRIQELDVEDSFKLLGTKMNPYPYVKNADFYIMPSESEGWPLIIAETLILQRPILATNVGGIPEMIEHNVTGYLTQYSKEGLYNGIKEFLSNKQIVDNIKENLKNIEDRFDNKKIFDAVEEIIFNTVNNKH
- a CDS encoding O-methyltransferase — protein: MSEISRVLKTFVAYLKRPDLYPELGRKIVKNTVNRGNAFKGKEKTNSWAASKAVSQKQAVSQLFGIDIEPFQTEFAEVLKDSQKRQDDCPIKMGGAGALELIYYSCEFTNAKNAVETGVAYGWSSLAALLSLNKRNGTLYSSDMPYLAQDGDQYVGCIVPENLKSHWKLYRFADRESLPKIFADSASFDVVHYDSDKSYNGRFWAYNELYRHLRKGGVFISDDIGDNSAYQDFCEKNNIETAVVEYEGKYIGVFVK